The window CCTTCGAGGTGCTGCGGCAGGCCGAGGAGATCTTCGTGACCTCCTCGCTGCGCGACGCCCAGGCGGTCGTACGGGTCGACGACCGCGAGCTGGGGACCGCCCCCGGACCGGTCACGGCCGAGGTCATGCGGATCTTCGACGCGAAGGCCGGAGCGGACCTCGATCCGTGAACACCGGTGACGCGGGGCCGCAGGACCGGTAGAACTCCAAGTGATGACCACCACCCTGCGGCCCGCGCAGCCGCTCCAGCAGCACGACGACGGCACCCGCTCCCGGGCCTACGAGGTCCGGGTGAACAGTCGGCACGTCGGCACCCTCGACCTGGCCACCCGGTCCGCCGCCCAGCCGGCGATGGGCGTGATCCGGGACCTGTGGATCGACGAACCCGACCGCCGCCGCGGACGCGGCACGGTCGCCGCGCTAGCAGCCGAGGAGGTGCTGCGCTCCTGGCGCTGCACCGGCGTCGCCGTGTCGGTCCCCGCCGACGCGGAGCCGGCGCTGCGGATGGCCACCGCCCTCGGCTACCGGGTGACCGGCCGGATCATGGTCAAGGAACTGCCGGCCGAACCGCCCGCGCTCCCGGCGGGCAGCACCGGGCGCCCCATGACCGGGGCCGAGTTCGACGCCTGGCTGGAGCCGGCCGTCGTGGAGTACGGCCGCCGTCTCGTCGCCCCGGGCATGACCGCCGAGCAGGGCGTGGCCGCGTCCCGCGCCGAACATGCCGTGATGCTCCCGGCCGGCCGGGACACCCCCGGCGCCGCCTTCCACGTCGTGGAGACGCCGCAGGGCGGGGTTGTGGGCAGCGTCTGGGTCGGCGAGCGCGACCTGCCCGGCCTCGGCCGCATCCCGTACGTGTACGACGTCCAGGTCGCGCCCGAGCACCGCGGCCGGGGGCACGGCCGCACCCTCATGCTGCTGGCCGAGCACGCCGCACTGGCCGCCGGCGCCCGCCACCTGGGCCTGCACGTGGTCGAGGGCAACACACCGGCCCGGCGGCTCTACGAGTCGCTGGGGTACCGGGACACCACGGTGAACGCCGTCAAGGAACTCCTCTAGGGCGCGTCTTGCGGCCCGTCGCCCGCCCGGGGGCCTCAGGGCCTCAGGGCCTCAGGAGGCGAGCAGCCGGTCGGCGATCTCCTCGATGCGGGCGCGCAGACCGTCCTGGCTCTTGCCGCCGTCGAGGCGCTGGCCGTCGATCACGTACGTCGGGGTGCCGGTCACGCCGATCGCCTTGCCCTCGGCGTGGTCGGCGTCGACGATCAGGATGTGCCGCCCGTCGATCAGGGCCGTGTCGAACTCCTCGGCGTCGAGACCCAGCTCGCGCGCCACGTCCAGCAGCACCGCCTCGCCGCGCTCGTCCAGCTCCCCGGCGCGCGTCAGCACGGCCTCCGCGTAGGGCCAGCCCTGCCCCTGCTCGGCGGCCTCCTCGGCGGCCTGCGCCGCGGCGAAGGAGTGCTTGTGCTTCTCCAGGGGGAAGTGGCGCAGCCGGATGTCCAGCCGGTCGCCGTAGCGGGCGCGCAGGGCACGCAGGTCGTCCAGGGCGCTGCGGCAGTCCTGGCACTGCAGTTCGCACCAGACGTCGAGGATCACGGAATCGGTCATGTGCACAGTCTCCCAGCCTCCGCCCACCCCGCCGACCTGACCTCAGGGATGAGGCGCGACCCCGAGATGTCCCGGAGATCCGCCCGGGGGAGGCTCGTGACCTGGCCCGTACGGCGGCGTGCGGTGCAGGATGGACAGGGACAGATCGACCTGCCGCCGAGAGTCCGGAGGACCGCATGCTTGCCGAGACCCTTTGCGCCGCGGTGTCCGCGGCCGGCCTGGGCATCGCCGCGCTGACCGCCTACCGCAAGCGGTTCCTGGCCGCCGCGCGGATCACCGCGTACGCGCTGGTGCCGGTCGCCCTCGTGATGACGGGCCTGGTGGAATGGGTGTCCGGGATCGCCTTCAAGCCGACCGTCTGGATCGGCTTCG of the Streptomyces sp. NBC_01294 genome contains:
- a CDS encoding GNAT family N-acetyltransferase, producing MTTTLRPAQPLQQHDDGTRSRAYEVRVNSRHVGTLDLATRSAAQPAMGVIRDLWIDEPDRRRGRGTVAALAAEEVLRSWRCTGVAVSVPADAEPALRMATALGYRVTGRIMVKELPAEPPALPAGSTGRPMTGAEFDAWLEPAVVEYGRRLVAPGMTAEQGVAASRAEHAVMLPAGRDTPGAAFHVVETPQGGVVGSVWVGERDLPGLGRIPYVYDVQVAPEHRGRGHGRTLMLLAEHAALAAGARHLGLHVVEGNTPARRLYESLGYRDTTVNAVKELL
- a CDS encoding DsbA family protein, with translation MTDSVILDVWCELQCQDCRSALDDLRALRARYGDRLDIRLRHFPLEKHKHSFAAAQAAEEAAEQGQGWPYAEAVLTRAGELDERGEAVLLDVARELGLDAEEFDTALIDGRHILIVDADHAEGKAIGVTGTPTYVIDGQRLDGGKSQDGLRARIEEIADRLLAS